One window from the genome of Streptococcus salivarius encodes:
- a CDS encoding DUF389 domain-containing protein, giving the protein MEKILKDGKLYSLIEFRDKIYEDLDLSKSDLTTLLCAILIASIGLNMNSIPTIIGAMLISPLMTPILGVGFALAILDTKLLKKSFKVLFIQVAVSLLASTLYFLLSPISYASTEIIARTSPTIWDVVIAFVGGLAGIIGARKKEANNIVPGVAIATALMPPVCTVGYSIATGNLEYMIGASYLFSINCSFIMIATYIGTNVMMVNNPYVKHNRKASKMRKILILVSLVLIIPSLASATTLVRDTLINESINNYLSDQFENHTILKKKYSKENNTLKLTISGKYLSEAELQGIINKQSEYGLKNISIQVSQLTNDRLTEKELVDYIIQYKNDDDLQQIEKDK; this is encoded by the coding sequence ATGGAAAAAATTTTGAAGGATGGTAAACTTTATTCTCTAATAGAATTTAGGGACAAAATCTATGAGGATTTAGATTTATCAAAAAGTGACTTAACCACTTTATTGTGTGCGATATTGATTGCATCTATTGGTTTGAATATGAATTCTATTCCAACAATCATAGGGGCAATGTTGATTTCTCCATTGATGACACCTATCCTTGGAGTAGGTTTTGCGTTAGCAATATTAGATACAAAACTTCTCAAAAAATCGTTTAAAGTTCTTTTTATTCAAGTTGCAGTAAGCCTTTTAGCCTCTACACTTTATTTTTTACTTTCGCCCATTTCTTACGCAAGTACGGAAATTATTGCTAGAACTTCGCCCACAATTTGGGACGTTGTAATAGCATTCGTCGGTGGATTAGCCGGCATTATTGGAGCACGAAAGAAAGAAGCTAATAACATTGTTCCTGGTGTCGCCATTGCAACTGCTCTTATGCCACCCGTTTGTACCGTTGGGTATTCTATTGCCACAGGAAATCTTGAGTATATGATAGGGGCGTCATATTTGTTCTCCATTAACTGCAGTTTTATTATGATTGCTACATATATTGGCACTAATGTGATGATGGTTAATAATCCTTATGTTAAACATAATCGTAAAGCCTCTAAAATGCGAAAAATATTAATTCTAGTCTCGCTTGTTCTTATTATTCCAAGTTTAGCTTCTGCAACTACCTTAGTTAGAGATACGCTAATCAATGAGTCTATCAATAATTATCTATCTGATCAATTTGAAAACCATACTATTTTGAAAAAGAAATATAGTAAAGAAAACAATACACTAAAGCTAACCATTTCAGGTAAATATCTTTCAGAAGCTGAGTTACAAGGTATCATTAACAAACAAAGTGAATATGGTTTGAAAAATATCTCGATTCAGGTTTCACAATTAACAAATGATAGATTAACTGAAAAAGAATTAGTCGACTACATCATTCAATATAAAAACGATGATGATCTTCAACAAATAGAAAAGGATAAGTAA
- a CDS encoding CsbD family protein produces MSVEEKLNQAKGAFKEGVGKLTGDKKTEKEGAAEKAVSKVKEVAEDAKDAVEGAIEGVKNMIKKDDK; encoded by the coding sequence ATGTCAGTAGAAGAAAAACTCAACCAAGCTAAAGGCGCATTTAAAGAAGGTGTCGGAAAATTAACTGGTGATAAAAAAACAGAAAAAGAGGGTGCTGCTGAAAAAGCAGTCTCAAAAGTGAAAGAAGTTGCCGAAGATGCCAAAGATGCTGTTGAAGGAGCTATCGAAGGTGTGAAAAATATGATTAAAAAGGACGATAAATAA
- a CDS encoding GlsB/YeaQ/YmgE family stress response membrane protein, giving the protein MLWAIIVGGFIGFIAGGITKKGGSMGIIANIFAGLIGSSVGQSLFGSWGPRLAGMALVPSILGAVIVVAVVSFFLGKKE; this is encoded by the coding sequence ATGCTTTGGGCTATTATTGTCGGAGGCTTTATAGGTTTTATTGCTGGTGGAATCACTAAAAAGGGAGGTTCCATGGGAATAATTGCCAATATCTTTGCAGGTTTAATTGGTTCATCTGTTGGACAGTCACTCTTCGGTTCTTGGGGACCTAGACTAGCTGGAATGGCCTTAGTTCCATCAATTTTAGGGGCAGTTATTGTTGTTGCAGTAGTATCATTTTTCTTAGGGAAAAAAGAATAA